Proteins found in one Pelmatolapia mariae isolate MD_Pm_ZW linkage group LG7, Pm_UMD_F_2, whole genome shotgun sequence genomic segment:
- the arpc3 gene encoding actin-related protein 2/3 complex subunit 3: MPAYHSNLMAPETRLVGNMALLPVKTQFKGPARGDGVDSDIIDEAIYYFKANVFFKNYEIKNEADRTLIYVTLYISECLKKLQKCSSRSQGEKEMYTLGITNFPIPGEPGFPLNAMYVKPANKQEEETMRAYLQQLRQETGLRLCDRVFDPQTDKPSKWWVCFVKKQFMNKSLSAPGQ, from the exons ATGCCG gCGTATCACTCAAACCTGATGGCCCCCGAAACGAGGCTGGTGGGGAACATGGCTTTGCTCCCCGTCAAAACTCAGTTTAAAGGACCAGCCAGAGGAGACG gcGTAGATTCTGATATTATTGACGAGGCTATCTACTACTTCAAGGCCAATGTTTTCTTCAAGAACTATGAAATCAAG AATGAGGCAGACAGGACACTGATCTATGTCACACTCTATATTTCTGAATGCCTAAAGAAACTACAGAAG TGCAGCTCCAGGAGCCAGGGAGAAAAGGAGATGTACACTCTGGGCATCACAAACTTTCCCATTCCTGGAGAACCTGGCTTCCCCCTTAATGCTATGTATGTCAAGCCTGCAAACAAGCAAGAGGAAG AGACTATGAGGGCCTACCTCCAGCAGCTCCGACAGGAGACTGGCTTGAGGCTATGCGATCGTGTGTTTGACCCCCAGACAGATAAACCCAGCAAG tggtGGGTTTGCTTCGTCAAGAAGCAGTTCATGAACAAAAGCCTGTCAGCCCCTGGACAGTGA
- the gpn3 gene encoding GPN-loop GTPase 3 isoform X2: MPRYAQLVMGPAGSGKSTYCSTMVQHSETLNRSVQVVNLDPAAEHFDYPVMAGQIELYTHLPVMKQLVEQLQQWEFRVCGVFLVDSQFMVESFKFISGVMAALSAMVSLEIPQVNIMTKMDLLSPKAKKEIEKYLDPDMYSMMEDGSNTIRSKKFKKLTKAICGLIDDYSIVRFLPFDRTDEEGINIVLQHIDFSIQYGEDLEFKEPKEVEEQPANLNYDEIFQDKANS; the protein is encoded by the exons ATGCCTCGTTATGCACAGCTAGTGATGGGTCCTGCGGGTAGCGGTAAG AGTACCTACTGCTCCACCATGGTCCAGCATTCAGAGACCTTAAACCGTTCAGTTCAGGTGGTCAATTTGGACCCAGCAGCTGAGCACTTTGATTACCCTGTCATGGCAG GGCAGATTGAGCTGTACACACACCTTCCTGTAATGAAGCAGCTGGTGGAGCAGCTCCAGCAGTGGGAGTTTCGGGTTTGTGGAGTTTTCCTTGTTGACTCGCAGTTCATGGTGGAGTCTTTTAAG tttatctctggaGTCATGGCTGCCCTCAGTGCTATGGTGTCATTAGAGATTCCTCAGGTAAACATCATGACAAAAATGGATCTGCTTAGCCCCAAAGCAAAGAAGGAGATTGAAAA ATACCTGGACCCAGACATGTACTCAATGATGGAAGACGGCTCCAACACAATCAGAAGCAAAAAGTTCAAGAAGCTAACCAAAGCTATTTGTGGTCTC ATTGATGACTACAGTATAGTAAGATTCCTCCCTTTTGACCGCACTGATGAAGAAGGTATTAACATAGTACTGCAACACATTGACTTCTCAATACAGTATGGAGAGGACCTGGAGTTTAAGGAGCCAAAG GAGGTTGAGGAACAGCCTGCTAACCTAAATTATGATGAGATTTTTCAAGACAAAGCGAACAGCTGA
- the gpn3 gene encoding GPN-loop GTPase 3 isoform X1, whose product MPRYAQLVMGPAGSGKSTYCSTMVQHSETLNRSVQVVNLDPAAEHFDYPVMADIRELIQVDDVMEDDSLRFGPNGGLVFCMEYFSNNFDWLEESLGHVEDDYILFDCPGQIELYTHLPVMKQLVEQLQQWEFRVCGVFLVDSQFMVESFKFISGVMAALSAMVSLEIPQVNIMTKMDLLSPKAKKEIEKYLDPDMYSMMEDGSNTIRSKKFKKLTKAICGLIDDYSIVRFLPFDRTDEEGINIVLQHIDFSIQYGEDLEFKEPKEVEEQPANLNYDEIFQDKANS is encoded by the exons ATGCCTCGTTATGCACAGCTAGTGATGGGTCCTGCGGGTAGCGGTAAG AGTACCTACTGCTCCACCATGGTCCAGCATTCAGAGACCTTAAACCGTTCAGTTCAGGTGGTCAATTTGGACCCAGCAGCTGAGCACTTTGATTACCCTGTCATGGCAG ACATTCGTGAGCTTATTCAGGTGGATGACGTGATGGAGGACGATTCTTTAAGATTTGGCCCAAACGGAGGTCTGGTTTTCTGCATGGAGTACTTCTCAAACAACTTTGATTGGCTGGAGGAAAGCCTGGGTCACGTGGAAGATGACTACATATTGTTTGACTGCCCAG GGCAGATTGAGCTGTACACACACCTTCCTGTAATGAAGCAGCTGGTGGAGCAGCTCCAGCAGTGGGAGTTTCGGGTTTGTGGAGTTTTCCTTGTTGACTCGCAGTTCATGGTGGAGTCTTTTAAG tttatctctggaGTCATGGCTGCCCTCAGTGCTATGGTGTCATTAGAGATTCCTCAGGTAAACATCATGACAAAAATGGATCTGCTTAGCCCCAAAGCAAAGAAGGAGATTGAAAA ATACCTGGACCCAGACATGTACTCAATGATGGAAGACGGCTCCAACACAATCAGAAGCAAAAAGTTCAAGAAGCTAACCAAAGCTATTTGTGGTCTC ATTGATGACTACAGTATAGTAAGATTCCTCCCTTTTGACCGCACTGATGAAGAAGGTATTAACATAGTACTGCAACACATTGACTTCTCAATACAGTATGGAGAGGACCTGGAGTTTAAGGAGCCAAAG GAGGTTGAGGAACAGCCTGCTAACCTAAATTATGATGAGATTTTTCAAGACAAAGCGAACAGCTGA
- the rnf170 gene encoding E3 ubiquitin-protein ligase RNF170, which translates to MEDGQHGDLDYLIQDEDTLIEGVSNQVLFVVVLSVAFLAGLLTLLCRQEQQNIHPENQEHVRAVRQQLQTEQDENPQAEARQQYYTDMSCPVCLQQAVLPVETNCGHLFCGSCIIAYWRYGTWLGAINCPICRQMVTLLFPLFHEHASPQRVQDGEAEPQLILRDINDYNRRFSGQPRSFMDRLRDVPTLLRHAFREMFTVGGLFWMFRIRILLCLIGAITYLASPLDILPEALFGLLGFMDDFFVILLLFVYISIMYREVVTQRLNG; encoded by the exons ATGGAGGACGGTCAGCATGGGGACTTGGACTACTTGATCCAAGATGAGGACACTCTCATTGAAGGTGTCAGCAACCAGGTCTTATTTGTGGTGGTGCTCAGTGTCGCCTTCCTTGCAGGCCTCCTCACTCTCCTCTGCAG ACAAGAGCAGCAAAATATTCATCCTGAGAATCAGGAGCATGTTAGAGCCGTCCGACAACAGCTCCAGACCGAGCAG GATGAAAATCCCCAGGCTGAAGCCAGGCAGCAGTATTACACAGACATGTCGTGTCCTGTATGTTTACAGCAGGCTGTTCTGCCTGTGGAAACCAATTGTGGACACCTTTTCTGTG GCTCCTGCATCATAGCCTACTGGAGGTACGGCACCTGGCTGGGAGCTATTAACTGCCCCATCTGCAGACAAATG gtAACATTGCTCTTTCCACTATTTCATGAGCACGCCAGTCCTCAGAGGGTACAGGATGGGGAAGCTGAACCTCAGCTAATATTAAGAGATATCAATGATTACAACCGCAGGTTTTCCGGCCAGCCGAGATCT TTTATGGACAGGCTGCGGGATGTGCCCACTCTGCTTCGTCACGCCTTTAGAGAGATGTTTACTGTGGGTGGCCTCTTCTGGATGTTCAGGATTCGAATTCTTCTCTGCCTCATTGGGGCAATCACCTACCTGGCCTCTCCGCTCGACATCCTCCCCGAAGCGCTCTTTGGTCTTCTGGGATTCATGGACGATTTCTTTGTAATCCTACTTCTCTTTGTGTACATCTCTATCATGTACAGAGAGGTGGTTACACAGAGACTGAACGGCTAG